A single region of the Streptomyces vilmorinianum genome encodes:
- a CDS encoding serine/threonine-protein kinase — MAEAYSTTALALDVLAVVGSALALRAATLPLLTRAQRAVRRQALADPATPPRTVPGAVVGELTLGVAGGIVLWVLMRADVIHGFHLRRPVVLVTGRWLSDDYGYALGVAWFLYVVIVVLVSVVWPVLWARTQRTLLTTGVPGDSWTSSPAGRRRLGGLVALRIALGLLLPVGLALAAVACQAVAYGVSRRYRYGAGVSDSGVPNSGVPDSGVPATGIPDTGVPGSGVRAPVGQTPVGQALADAPTAGPGPAGPAGPAGPARPVAYVPTQSDASASAGALPHIAHQRLRPGEPPRIGDYRLLGRIGAGGMGTVYLARREGAATQVALKTINPELLDNDELLRRFQREAEVLSMVSGAYTARVLDSGVDAGRPYLAMELLDGRPLDVHLREQGPIRTPEALRALALALAVALSGVHRLGLVHRDLKPANIMLTTAGPRLLDFGIADLVDGTRLTRTGAGPGTLTYMAPEQFGEERVGPAADVWAWACCVVCAAHGTSPFAATSTGAVIRRIVDGGPDPAALAAVHTLDPELSAAVARALTADPAARPADGAALVDVLTTHGSAHHEPTPMDAVREEITLGWRTLAL, encoded by the coding sequence ATGGCCGAGGCATACTCGACGACGGCGTTGGCTCTGGACGTCCTTGCGGTGGTGGGATCGGCGCTGGCGCTGCGCGCGGCGACACTGCCCTTGCTGACACGGGCTCAGCGGGCCGTACGGCGACAGGCGTTGGCGGACCCGGCCACGCCGCCCCGGACCGTTCCGGGTGCGGTCGTGGGGGAGCTGACCCTGGGAGTGGCCGGCGGCATCGTCCTGTGGGTTCTGATGCGCGCCGATGTCATCCACGGGTTCCACTTGCGGCGCCCGGTCGTTCTCGTGACCGGGCGATGGCTGTCGGACGACTACGGGTACGCCCTCGGCGTGGCGTGGTTCCTGTACGTCGTCATCGTCGTCCTGGTGTCCGTGGTCTGGCCGGTCCTGTGGGCCCGGACCCAGCGCACCCTGCTGACCACCGGTGTGCCCGGGGACTCGTGGACCTCGTCCCCCGCGGGGCGCCGGCGACTGGGGGGCCTTGTGGCCCTCCGCATCGCGCTGGGACTCCTTCTCCCGGTGGGTCTGGCCCTGGCGGCCGTCGCGTGCCAGGCCGTCGCGTACGGGGTGAGCCGGAGGTACCGGTACGGGGCCGGGGTCTCCGACTCCGGCGTCCCGAACTCCGGCGTCCCGGACTCCGGTGTCCCGGCCACCGGTATCCCGGACACGGGCGTTCCGGGCAGCGGCGTTCGGGCCCCCGTCGGGCAGACTCCCGTCGGGCAGGCCCTCGCCGACGCGCCCACGGCGGGGCCGGGGCCCGCCGGGCCCGCCGGGCCCGCCGGGCCCGCGCGGCCCGTCGCGTACGTACCGACGCAGTCCGACGCGAGCGCGAGCGCCGGCGCCCTGCCGCACATCGCCCACCAGCGACTCCGCCCGGGCGAGCCGCCGAGGATCGGCGACTACCGGCTGCTCGGCCGCATCGGAGCCGGAGGGATGGGCACGGTCTACCTCGCGCGGCGCGAGGGGGCGGCGACCCAGGTCGCGCTGAAGACCATCAACCCCGAACTCCTCGACAACGACGAACTGTTGCGCCGCTTCCAGCGCGAGGCCGAGGTGCTGTCCATGGTGTCCGGCGCCTACACGGCCCGCGTCCTCGACTCCGGTGTCGACGCCGGACGGCCGTACCTGGCCATGGAGTTGCTCGACGGCCGTCCCCTCGACGTCCATCTGCGGGAGCAGGGGCCGATCCGCACCCCCGAGGCGCTGCGGGCGCTGGCACTCGCGCTGGCCGTGGCACTGTCCGGGGTGCACCGGCTCGGCCTGGTCCACCGCGACCTCAAGCCCGCCAACATCATGCTGACCACGGCCGGGCCGCGCCTGCTCGACTTCGGCATCGCGGACCTCGTCGACGGCACCCGGCTCACCCGCACCGGCGCCGGGCCCGGAACCCTGACGTACATGGCGCCGGAGCAGTTCGGCGAGGAACGTGTCGGCCCGGCCGCCGACGTGTGGGCGTGGGCCTGCTGCGTGGTCTGCGCGGCACACGGCACCAGCCCTTTCGCGGCGACCAGTACGGGCGCGGTGATCCGCCGGATCGTGGACGGCGGTCCCGACCCCGCCGCGCTGGCGGCGGTGCACACCCTGGACCCGGAGCTCTCGGCCGCCGTCGCCCGGGCACTGACCGCCGACCCGGCCGCCCGCCCGGCGGACGGCGCGGCCCTGGTGGACGTGCTGACGACACACGGGAGTGCGCACCACGAGCCGACGCCGATGGACGCCGTCCGCGAGGAGATCACCCTGGGCTGGCGCACCCTGGCCCTCTGA
- a CDS encoding succinate dehydrogenase/fumarate reductase iron-sulfur subunit codes for MKLTLRVWRQKNADAPGAMSTYDVDGISSDMSFLEMLDTLNEELILRGEDPVAFDHDCREGICGACSLVINGDAHGPERTTTCQLHMRSFRDGDTIDIEPWRAAAFPVVKDLVVDRSAFDRIIQAGGYISAPTGAAPEAHATSVPKADADFAFEHAECIGCGACVAACPNGSAMLFTSAKINHLNVLPQGAPERETRVLDMVGRMDAEGFGGCTLTGECATACPKGIALPSIAAMNKEWLRATRKASRR; via the coding sequence ATGAAGCTCACCCTGCGCGTCTGGCGCCAGAAGAACGCCGACGCCCCCGGAGCCATGTCCACCTACGACGTGGACGGCATCTCCTCGGACATGTCCTTCCTGGAGATGCTCGACACGCTCAACGAGGAGCTCATCCTGCGCGGTGAGGACCCCGTCGCCTTCGACCACGACTGCCGCGAGGGCATCTGCGGCGCGTGCAGCCTGGTCATCAACGGCGACGCCCACGGCCCGGAGCGCACCACCACGTGCCAGCTCCACATGCGGTCCTTCCGCGACGGCGACACCATCGACATCGAGCCCTGGCGCGCCGCCGCCTTCCCCGTCGTCAAGGACCTGGTCGTCGACCGCTCCGCCTTCGACCGCATCATCCAGGCCGGCGGCTACATCAGCGCACCCACGGGAGCGGCCCCCGAGGCCCACGCGACCTCCGTTCCCAAGGCCGACGCCGACTTCGCCTTCGAGCACGCCGAATGCATCGGCTGCGGCGCGTGCGTGGCGGCCTGCCCGAACGGCTCGGCGATGCTCTTCACCTCGGCGAAGATCAACCACCTGAACGTCCTGCCGCAGGGCGCTCCGGAGCGCGAGACCCGTGTCCTGGACATGGTCGGCCGGATGGACGCGGAGGGATTCGGCGGCTGCACCCTCACCGGGGAGTGCGCGACGGCCTGCCCGAAGGGCATTGCGCTGCCGTCGATCGCGGCGATGAACAAGGAGTGGCTGCGGGCGACGCGGAAGGCGTCGCGCCGCTAG
- a CDS encoding MsnO8 family LLM class oxidoreductase, with protein MTSSLDGIRFSVLDRSRTREGEDGSVALRDTVALAREVEALGYHRFWVSEHHSVPGVAGSAPAVLAAAVAGATSAIRVGTGGVMLPNHQPMVVAEQFGVLESLFPGRIDMGLGRSVGFTDGIRRALGRDKDDADRFAEELAELLGWFTGTQTAHPQVHARPAEGLRVPPYVLATGEGASIAAEAGLPLVIGDLRGRERILRAIDAYRSAFRPSPWSGEPYVVIAGAVAVAGTEEEARRLLVPEAWSLAYSRTQGVFPPLMPAERIEELAMTPKQRDFFESGLKGHVYGTEEQVGDALERVVKESGAQEVLVTTSTYERGALLDSYRRLARVAGLTRANT; from the coding sequence GTGACCTCTTCTCTCGACGGCATCCGCTTCTCCGTCCTCGACCGCTCCCGGACCCGGGAGGGCGAGGACGGCTCCGTGGCGCTGCGCGACACCGTGGCGCTCGCGCGGGAGGTGGAGGCGCTCGGCTATCACCGGTTCTGGGTCTCGGAGCACCACAGCGTGCCCGGCGTGGCCGGCTCCGCGCCGGCGGTGCTGGCCGCCGCCGTCGCCGGTGCCACCTCCGCCATCCGGGTCGGCACCGGTGGCGTGATGCTCCCCAACCACCAGCCGATGGTCGTCGCCGAACAGTTCGGTGTCCTGGAGTCGCTGTTCCCCGGCCGGATCGACATGGGTCTCGGCCGCTCGGTCGGCTTCACGGACGGCATACGCCGGGCGCTCGGGCGGGACAAGGACGACGCCGACAGGTTCGCCGAGGAGCTCGCCGAGCTGCTCGGCTGGTTCACGGGCACGCAGACCGCCCACCCCCAGGTGCACGCCCGCCCCGCCGAGGGCCTGCGGGTCCCTCCGTACGTCCTCGCCACCGGTGAGGGCGCGTCGATCGCCGCCGAGGCCGGGCTGCCGCTCGTCATCGGTGATCTGCGCGGGCGGGAGCGGATACTGCGCGCGATCGACGCCTACCGGTCCGCCTTCCGTCCCTCCCCGTGGTCCGGGGAGCCGTACGTCGTGATCGCGGGCGCGGTCGCGGTCGCCGGGACCGAGGAGGAGGCGCGGCGGCTGCTGGTTCCGGAGGCGTGGTCGCTCGCGTACTCGCGTACCCAGGGCGTCTTCCCGCCGCTGATGCCCGCCGAGCGGATCGAGGAGCTCGCGATGACGCCGAAGCAGCGCGACTTCTTCGAGTCGGGGCTGAAGGGGCACGTGTACGGCACGGAGGAGCAGGTCGGTGACGCGCTGGAGCGGGTGGTCAAGGAGAGCGGGGCGCAGGAGGTGCTGGTGACGACCAGTACGTACGAGCGCGGGGCGCTGCTCGACTCGTACCGCAGGCTTGCCCGTGTCGCGGGCCTGACCAGGGCAAACACCTAG
- a CDS encoding extracellular solute-binding protein has product MNIRSLAGPVALVATLALCATATACGATDDPATAGGTGKVTVWIMKDSVTDAFLTRFRTDFEATHQGITLDIQIQEWDGIGEKITAALAGNDAPDVIEVGNTQVAQYAASGGVRDLSAKVAELNGADWLPGLAEPGKVDGKQYGIPWYAANRVVIYHKDLFAQAGISAPPKTGAEWLTVTAKLNKGKTQGIYLPGQNWYTLSGFVWEEGGDLAVRDAKAWKGALDTPQALAGMDFYRQLQALGRGPKDSDEAKPPQADVFAKGDVAQIIAVPGGAKIVEQANPALKGKLGFFPIPGRTADKPGAVFTGGSDLIVPEASAHPDAAYEVVKALAGEKWQTEMARTMSYVPNRTSLAHVIRDDEGTAAMAAGAAQGRATPNSPQWAAVEATNPIKQYMTAVLTGTDPAQAAKAASESITKTLGS; this is encoded by the coding sequence GTGAACATCCGCTCCCTCGCCGGCCCTGTCGCCCTCGTGGCGACGCTGGCCCTCTGCGCCACCGCCACCGCCTGCGGCGCGACCGACGACCCCGCGACCGCCGGAGGAACAGGGAAGGTCACCGTCTGGATCATGAAGGACAGCGTCACCGACGCGTTCCTCACCCGCTTCCGCACCGACTTCGAGGCCACCCACCAGGGCATCACCCTCGACATCCAGATCCAGGAGTGGGACGGCATCGGCGAGAAGATCACCGCGGCCCTGGCCGGCAACGACGCCCCCGATGTCATCGAGGTCGGCAACACCCAGGTCGCGCAGTACGCGGCGAGCGGCGGCGTCCGCGACCTCAGCGCCAAGGTCGCCGAGCTGAACGGGGCCGACTGGCTGCCCGGACTCGCCGAGCCGGGGAAGGTCGACGGCAAGCAGTACGGCATCCCCTGGTACGCCGCCAACCGTGTCGTCATCTACCACAAGGACCTCTTCGCCCAGGCCGGCATCAGCGCCCCGCCCAAGACCGGCGCCGAGTGGCTCACCGTCACCGCCAAGCTCAACAAGGGCAAGACGCAGGGCATTTACCTCCCCGGGCAGAACTGGTACACGCTCTCGGGCTTCGTCTGGGAGGAAGGCGGCGACCTCGCCGTACGGGACGCCAAGGCGTGGAAGGGCGCGCTCGACACCCCGCAGGCCCTCGCGGGCATGGACTTCTACCGGCAGCTCCAGGCCCTCGGCAGGGGCCCCAAGGACTCCGACGAGGCCAAGCCGCCACAGGCCGACGTCTTCGCCAAGGGCGACGTCGCCCAGATCATCGCCGTACCCGGCGGCGCGAAGATCGTCGAACAGGCCAATCCGGCGCTCAAGGGCAAGCTCGGCTTCTTCCCGATCCCCGGCAGGACGGCGGACAAGCCCGGCGCGGTCTTCACCGGCGGCTCCGACCTCATCGTCCCCGAAGCCTCCGCCCACCCCGACGCCGCCTACGAGGTCGTCAAGGCGCTCGCCGGCGAGAAGTGGCAGACGGAGATGGCCAGGACCATGAGCTACGTCCCCAACCGCACCTCGCTCGCCCATGTGATCCGGGACGACGAGGGCACGGCGGCCATGGCCGCCGGCGCCGCACAGGGCCGCGCGACGCCCAACTCCCCCCAGTGGGCGGCCGTGGAGGCCACCAACCCGATCAAGCAGTACATGACCGCAGTGCTCACCGGCACCGACCCGGCGCAGGCGGCCAAGGCCGCGTCGGAGAGCATCACCAAGACCCTCGGCTCGTGA
- a CDS encoding ATP-binding cassette domain-containing protein, with protein MPDTPHDPYVRVRGAREHNLAGVDVDIPRDAIAVFTGVSGSGKSSLAFGTIYAEAQRRYFESVAPYARRLIHQVGAPKVGEITGLPPAVSLEQRRSSPNARSSVGTVTTLSNSLRMLFSRAGTYPAGAERLDSDAFSPNTAAGACPACHGLGMVHETGEELLVPDPELSIRDGAIAAWPGAWQGKNLRDVLDTLGYDVDRPWRELDAKDREWILFTDEQPVVTVHPVREAGRIQRPYQGTYMSARRYVMHTFSDSKSATLRAKAERFLTSAPCPVCGGSRLRPEALAVTFAGRTIAELAGLPLTALAGLLAAHDGSQTARVLTEDLLVRIATVTELGLGYLSLDRTTPSLSNGELQRLRLATQLRSGLFGVVYVLDEPSAGLHPADTEALLVVLERLKAAGNSVFVVEHHLDVVRRADWIVDVGPRAGVHGGRVLYSGPPHELAGVEESATRRFLFDRAPEPARAVREPAGWLRTGPITRHNLKDLEAAFPIGVLTAVTGVSGSGKSTLVGELSEELAGVERLVTVDQKPIGRTPRSNLATYTGLFDVVRKLFTATEEARARGYKAGRFSFNVPGGRCETCQGEGFVSVELLFLPSTYAPCPDCHGARYNPRTLEVRLRGLTIAEVLDLTVESAAAFFADTPAAARSLRALLDVGLGYLRLGQPATELSGGEAQRIKLASELQRLRRGHTLYVLDEPTTGLHPADVEVLMRQLHGLVEAGHSVIVVEHDMDVVATADWVLDLGPGGGDEGGRIVAEGPPAEVARAASSRTAPYLAARLDA; from the coding sequence ATGCCCGACACGCCACACGATCCGTACGTCCGCGTCCGCGGCGCCCGCGAGCACAACCTCGCCGGCGTCGACGTCGACATCCCGCGCGACGCGATCGCCGTCTTCACCGGGGTGTCCGGCTCCGGGAAGTCCTCGCTCGCCTTCGGGACGATCTACGCGGAGGCCCAGCGCCGCTACTTCGAGTCGGTCGCGCCGTACGCACGACGGCTGATCCACCAGGTGGGCGCGCCGAAGGTCGGCGAGATCACGGGTCTGCCGCCGGCCGTCTCCCTGGAACAGCGTCGCTCGTCGCCGAACGCCCGCTCCTCGGTCGGTACGGTGACGACCCTGTCCAACTCGCTGCGCATGCTGTTCTCGCGTGCCGGCACCTATCCGGCGGGGGCCGAGCGGCTGGATTCCGACGCGTTCTCGCCGAACACCGCCGCCGGGGCCTGTCCCGCGTGCCACGGTCTGGGCATGGTCCACGAGACCGGTGAGGAACTGCTGGTCCCCGACCCGGAGTTGTCGATCCGGGACGGGGCGATCGCCGCCTGGCCGGGTGCCTGGCAGGGCAAGAACCTCCGCGATGTGCTCGACACGCTCGGCTACGACGTCGACCGGCCGTGGCGGGAGCTGGACGCGAAGGACCGGGAGTGGATTCTCTTCACGGACGAGCAGCCGGTCGTCACGGTCCATCCGGTACGGGAGGCGGGGCGCATCCAACGCCCGTACCAGGGCACGTACATGAGCGCACGGCGCTATGTGATGCACACGTTCTCCGACTCCAAGAGCGCGACGCTGCGGGCGAAGGCGGAGCGCTTCCTGACCAGCGCTCCGTGCCCGGTGTGCGGGGGCAGCAGGCTGCGCCCCGAGGCGCTCGCGGTGACGTTCGCGGGCCGGACGATCGCCGAGCTGGCCGGTCTGCCGCTGACGGCACTGGCGGGGCTCCTCGCGGCGCACGACGGTTCGCAGACGGCGCGGGTCCTGACCGAGGACCTGCTCGTCCGGATCGCGACGGTGACCGAGCTGGGACTGGGCTATCTGAGCCTGGACCGCACCACACCGTCCCTGTCCAACGGCGAGCTGCAACGGCTGCGTCTCGCGACCCAGTTGCGCTCCGGTCTCTTCGGTGTCGTGTACGTCCTCGACGAGCCGTCCGCGGGTCTGCACCCGGCCGACACCGAGGCGCTCCTGGTGGTCCTGGAGCGGCTCAAGGCGGCCGGGAACTCGGTGTTCGTGGTCGAGCACCACCTCGACGTGGTGCGCCGCGCCGACTGGATCGTCGACGTCGGCCCCCGGGCCGGTGTGCACGGCGGCCGGGTTCTGTACAGCGGGCCTCCCCATGAGCTGGCGGGGGTGGAGGAGTCGGCGACGCGCCGCTTCCTCTTCGACCGTGCCCCGGAGCCCGCGCGGGCGGTGCGCGAGCCCGCGGGCTGGCTGCGGACGGGGCCGATCACCCGGCACAACCTCAAGGATCTCGAAGCCGCCTTCCCGATCGGCGTCCTGACGGCGGTCACCGGGGTCTCGGGTTCGGGCAAGTCGACACTGGTGGGCGAACTGTCCGAGGAACTGGCGGGCGTGGAACGCCTGGTGACGGTCGATCAGAAGCCGATCGGCCGGACTCCCCGCTCCAACCTCGCCACGTACACGGGACTGTTCGACGTGGTACGCAAGCTCTTCACAGCCACCGAGGAGGCCCGGGCGCGCGGGTACAAGGCCGGGCGGTTCTCGTTCAACGTGCCCGGCGGCCGGTGCGAGACCTGCCAGGGCGAGGGTTTCGTCTCGGTCGAGCTGCTCTTCCTGCCGAGCACGTACGCGCCCTGCCCGGACTGCCACGGCGCCCGCTACAACCCGCGGACCCTGGAGGTACGGCTGCGCGGGCTCACCATCGCGGAGGTGCTCGACCTGACGGTGGAGTCGGCCGCCGCGTTCTTCGCCGACACCCCGGCCGCCGCGCGCAGCCTGCGCGCCCTGCTCGATGTCGGTCTCGGCTATCTCCGGCTCGGCCAGCCCGCGACCGAACTCTCCGGCGGCGAGGCCCAGCGCATCAAGCTCGCCTCCGAGCTCCAGCGGCTGCGCCGCGGGCACACGCTCTACGTCCTGGACGAGCCGACGACCGGCCTGCATCCGGCCGACGTGGAGGTCCTGATGCGCCAGCTCCACGGCCTGGTCGAGGCCGGCCACTCGGTGATCGTCGTCGAGCACGACATGGACGTGGTCGCCACGGCGGACTGGGTGCTCGACCTCGGCCCGGGCGGTGGCGACGAGGGCGGCCGGATCGTGGCCGAGGGCCCACCGGCCGAGGTGGCGCGGGCCGCGTCGAGCCGGACCGCGCCGTATCTCGCGGCCCGGCTCGACGCGTGA
- a CDS encoding LNS2 domain-containing protein gives MTRNSRPVAVFDLDNTLSGTDHRQHFLQRRPRDWDAFFAAAPHDPPLARGVALCQEAAEECEVVYLTGRPERCRRDTVAWLAAQGLPEGRIHMRRGSDFRPARHTKLEVLRRLGRDREIRMLVDDDELVCDAAEAAGFAVVRARWAAASEELRDAQGKGGRT, from the coding sequence GTGACGCGAAACAGCAGGCCCGTGGCCGTCTTCGACCTCGACAACACCCTCTCCGGCACCGACCACCGTCAGCACTTCCTCCAGCGCCGTCCGCGGGACTGGGACGCCTTCTTCGCCGCCGCGCCCCACGACCCGCCGCTCGCCCGGGGCGTCGCCCTGTGCCAGGAGGCCGCAGAGGAGTGCGAGGTCGTCTACCTCACCGGGCGCCCCGAACGCTGCCGCAGGGACACCGTCGCGTGGCTCGCCGCGCAGGGGCTGCCGGAAGGCCGGATCCACATGCGGCGGGGCAGCGACTTTCGTCCCGCGCGTCACACCAAGCTGGAGGTCCTGCGCCGGCTCGGCCGCGACCGCGAGATCCGGATGCTGGTCGACGACGACGAGCTGGTCTGCGACGCGGCCGAGGCGGCCGGCTTCGCGGTCGTACGGGCCCGGTGGGCGGCCGCGTCCGAGGAACTGCGCGACGCCCAGGGGAAGGGGGGCCGGACCTGA
- a CDS encoding GntR family transcriptional regulator: MELKRERVREHLLAVVDGRRPGDAIPSERTLCATLGVSRPTLRAAVDELVATGVLVREHGRGMFVAPAKITQELVAEDHAAGAPRSHGSWTSTVLEFRTVRAGARIGRKLRVSPAAELVYVARLRQVDGAPIALEHLHVPAELVPGLTPADMEGGFYAHLREKCRIRTAHAVQSIEPTVLSEEEAALLDVPVLSPALLFDRVTSDTGGRPVEYVRSLYRGDRYRIVSRLALADGAADHPAPDVSRTGAWWGTVE, translated from the coding sequence ATGGAGCTCAAGCGCGAGCGGGTACGGGAGCATCTGCTGGCCGTGGTCGACGGGCGCCGCCCCGGGGACGCCATCCCCTCCGAGCGCACCCTGTGCGCCACGCTCGGCGTCTCCCGCCCCACCCTGCGCGCCGCCGTCGACGAACTCGTCGCGACGGGCGTCCTGGTACGGGAACACGGACGCGGCATGTTCGTCGCACCGGCCAAGATCACCCAGGAGCTCGTCGCCGAGGACCACGCGGCGGGCGCGCCCCGGAGCCACGGCAGCTGGACGAGCACGGTGCTGGAGTTCCGTACCGTACGGGCGGGCGCCCGGATCGGCCGGAAGCTGAGGGTCTCACCCGCGGCGGAGCTGGTGTACGTGGCGCGGCTGCGGCAGGTCGACGGGGCTCCGATCGCCCTGGAGCATCTGCACGTCCCCGCCGAACTGGTCCCCGGCCTGACCCCCGCCGACATGGAGGGCGGCTTCTACGCCCATCTGCGCGAGAAGTGTCGCATCAGGACGGCCCACGCGGTCCAGTCGATCGAGCCGACGGTCCTGAGCGAGGAGGAGGCCGCGCTGCTCGACGTCCCCGTGCTCTCCCCCGCCCTGCTCTTCGACCGGGTCACGTCGGACACGGGAGGGCGGCCGGTGGAGTACGTCCGGTCGCTGTACCGCGGCGACCGCTACCGGATCGTCTCGCGGCTCGCCCTCGCCGACGGCGCCGCCGACCACCCGGCGCCCGACGTGTCGCGGACGGGGGCGTGGTGGGGCACGGTGGAGTAG
- a CDS encoding dodecin, translating into MSNHTYRVTEIVGTSTESVDQAIRNGIERASQKLRGLDWFEVTQVRGHLVDGGIGHFQVGLKVGFRLEDGA; encoded by the coding sequence ATGTCGAACCACACCTACCGCGTCACCGAGATCGTCGGCACCTCCACGGAGAGCGTGGACCAGGCCATTCGCAACGGCATCGAACGGGCCTCGCAGAAGCTCCGCGGCCTCGACTGGTTCGAGGTGACGCAGGTGCGCGGCCACCTCGTCGACGGGGGGATCGGCCACTTCCAGGTCGGCCTGAAGGTCGGCTTCCGCCTGGAGGACGGCGCCTGA
- a CDS encoding GntR family transcriptional regulator, with translation MKDGPSGGVLKRERVREHLLGLIDAGRPGDAIPSERTLCATLGVSRPTLRAAVDELVATGALVREHGRGMFVAPAKITQQLAPDNGAFTVPRASGSWSGTVLESATLRAGARIGRKLRLSPAAELLYIARLRLVDGSPMAIEHLHIPADLVPAALTAQELEAGDLYDHLRDHHRIHVREATQSIEPTVVSEAEAALLDVPVLSPALLIERLTLDTSGRPVEYVHSVYRGDRYRIVSRLDFTRDGVVTSSTAGDAY, from the coding sequence ATGAAGGACGGCCCCTCGGGCGGGGTGCTGAAGAGAGAGCGCGTACGGGAACATCTGCTGGGCCTGATCGACGCGGGCCGCCCCGGGGACGCCATCCCCTCCGAGCGCACCCTGTGCGCCACGCTCGGCGTCTCCCGCCCCACCCTGCGCGCCGCCGTCGACGAACTCGTCGCGACGGGCGCCCTGGTACGGGAACACGGACGCGGCATGTTCGTCGCACCGGCCAAGATCACCCAGCAACTCGCCCCGGACAACGGGGCGTTCACCGTTCCGCGCGCCTCCGGCAGCTGGTCCGGCACGGTCCTGGAGTCCGCCACGCTCCGGGCCGGTGCGCGCATCGGCCGCAAGCTCCGCCTCTCCCCCGCCGCCGAGCTCCTCTACATCGCCCGCCTCCGCCTGGTCGACGGCTCCCCCATGGCGATCGAGCACCTGCACATCCCGGCGGACCTGGTCCCCGCCGCGCTCACCGCGCAGGAGCTGGAAGCCGGCGACCTCTACGACCATCTCAGGGACCACCACCGCATCCACGTCCGGGAGGCGACGCAGTCGATCGAGCCCACCGTCGTGAGCGAGGCGGAGGCCGCCCTCCTGGACGTCCCGGTCCTGTCCCCCGCCCTGCTGATCGAACGCCTCACCCTGGACACCTCGGGCCGGCCGGTGGAGTACGTCCACTCCGTGTACCGGGGCGACCGCTACCGGATCGTCTCCCGGCTCGACTTCACCCGCGACGGCGTCGTGACCTCCTCGACGGCCGGGGATGCATACTGA